The Scomber japonicus isolate fScoJap1 chromosome 21, fScoJap1.pri, whole genome shotgun sequence region AAGTGCTATAAAGATTTTATGCTTTGAATAAACGCCATGTACAACAGTGTTTACATTATGGTGCAATGGTGTTTTCTGATGGAGGTGGACACTTGCTAACATCTTCTTTCAGTCATGAGATGAGAGGTATCACAGATATCACAACCATCCAATGAATCTGAAAATGGATCCCTTTAAGAACCCCTCATCTGATGACaagcaaatgaatgaatgaacttagTTTTATGTTTCTTAAAGAGCTGCAACAATCTGTTAGATTAATCAATAAGTCTATTGGCAGAAAATCAATCAGCAGGGACTTTAATAGTCTATTAAGCTGGTTATTTTGAGCAAAAGTGGAAAAAATTCACAGGTTCCAGCTTCccaaatgtgaatgttttccaGTTTTCATACTCCTCTATGAAATATAgattatatttgggttttggactatgaccacaaaaaataagacattttaaaaagtaactatGGGCTCTgggaacatttttcacaatttaccAACATATGATGAATCACATGAATAATAGTTTAATAGAGAAAATTATCATTAGTTGGAGCCCTGCTGCTTGAAAATGTCCATATCTCTGCAATTAAGCCTGGCGTggaaattaaagctgcattaaccTCAAACTCATCAAATCAATCCTCATGTTGAAAATATAGATATCATCCTATTaacatgtgatgatgtcacatcaACAAAAAACCATCAATGTTTGCACATGTCGTTACACTGAATTTGGAGTTAGGTCTGTCACCATTATTATCAACTTATCATTTTGAGTTATCATCACGTCTATATATCGACTTATCATATGACACATGGACGTGACCTTGATTATTTTTTACCTTGGTATTGCCACACCTCAGATTAGCAGCTAataggctattcatgtcacattggctaatcgagtagtgtcctccattcctcactgtgtacgtcctgagtggagactgcagaagcgAGCAGAATcacttatatggaattaaaggtaaattactgcattattatactattatattatcattatattggtggtataaaatgatctttaaatgacaataatatcgtttatcgcgataATATCTGAGtaaatatatcgtccaacaaatgtagttatcatgacaggtctGTTTGGAGTGTAATATATATGATTCATAATGAGGTGCAACCGTGCCAGATGCTAACTATAAATTAATCTAATGCTATATTGTGCAACAAGTGTGTAAtctatcatgtttttttctatctGAAGAGTAAAGGAAGAGAAATTTGTTGCACATTCAGCCCAGGGATCACTTGAACAGAGTCAAGAATCTGCTCATATACCTTCACAGGCCGGATTCCTGAATGCTCCTAGGTGGAGCTGGTCCACATGTTATTTTTAACATCACGAGTTCCAATCTTTTCTCTGCAGTTATTGACTTAGGAAGAGATCACACTGGAATGTTATTTATACAAACATTTCtgctctggagacagaaataatgTGTTTGCAAGAGTCGGGCCAcagttgttttttgggtttttttctcttctttttcactCCCCCCACGAATAAGTAATGTTGAAAGATTAAGGCCTTAGATTATGAAGTGAAGGTGAGCCTGACTCTGACGTTTGAACTGACATTCCAGGATCATTAAATGCTGCTACGCTTGGAGATTTTTAtcaatattgtgttttgtgAGTCTTGGATTTTGGTTATCTTAATATTGCAAAAGAGAAAGTTTCATGTTGTCTTTCGGTGGATTTAAGCTGCATTCCAGTTGGGTGAAACAATTTTTTGAATCTATCTGCAAGCTGAGTGAGACGGACAGTGAATGCCTCTGCTTGCCTGGCTACCATTTCCACATTATTGATGActtctctttttgtcttgtctgtttCATATTGGCACATTATTGATATCAAGATAACAAGCCAAATAATGTTGTATTATTAAGTGTGAGTCAATATTGGTATTTATCCAACTTGTCTCCTGAGATATCTACTTCTAATACACCTGATGACAACATTTAACATCAATCAGCTGCAGCAAAGACCACAACTACCTATTAAAttcaaatatgaataatttagGAATCAGTTGTCTTTAGTGTTAGGCACATCTGTGGAAGTCTTAaccttttcatgtatttttaaagGCATTGAATACACCTTTTCACTTACGCAGGGATCATATGGTGTTGACTGATAATGCACAAAATGGCTACCACATCAAACAACAATAGGTGAACAAAAAAATCTCAGGAATTGCCTCTTATCAAGATAAGAATGAGTAAGTGCCCACATGCCCAGACACTCATGTCCATGGACCCCGCCTCCACTAGACCTGCAGATGCACACTTTAAGCACATAATATATGGCATTAATCAGGCTACTTGGTGTTGTCTGATGAACTTGTTGCCCCTAAGTCATGTGTTGTTGACTGATTTTGTGAGTTATTAGCCAATACCATTAAACTGACTGTGAACTGACTGATTTTTAAAACCTTCAAAGACTTCTTCTCTGCTGCTAATTTCCAACACTAGAGGTTTGAAGTCTGCATGGTGAAATAATAACTTACCTCTGCACACTCTTGTCTTGTATTAAGCTTTTAACTTGAACAATAAGAGCCTTTGAGGAGTTCATTTCCTGGATAAAAAATGTAGAGAAGTGGCTGCAGAGGGCTGTGTACAGTTAGAAGCAGCTCATTAAGAATAAAAAGGGTTTAAAACATGACCACCAGatgtctctgtctttcctgtGGGATGAATATGAACGTTgcacatcattaaaaaaaaaaggtataaaaaagTAGGTAATTCAAAGTCAAATGTATCAGGACGGCTTCAGCGCATTTTACGCAACTTGACGTTTTCTGGATGGAGTAGGGAATAAGTTTAACTCTACACAAGCAGTGAAAATACATGAGTGTATGAAAATTGAAGATATAGAGGGAATAGTGCTAGTTTTCAGCTAGCTGCCTTATGTCTGAGGACAAACTCAAGGAAGCTAAAGACTTCAAGAAACTGCGCATTGCTTTGTGTCTTTTAGTAAAGTAGGacaccgacaggaaacatgctCATCATTTTTTTACTTACAGCGGTGCAGTTTGGTAAAAGACTCGTCATTTCAAGCGTAATTGTAATAAAACgcgtttttaaaaaagctgtaaTTGCACACACTTACCCTCGCTTCCATACTGTTTTCCATTGTTCGCACCCATTTTAAAGAATACATAATCTACACGCAAAACTCGTGTTAACAAAAGGAGTTAAAAGTCcagagtaataaaaaaaaaaggcagtctTTCCGTAAAGATGGACTAGACAGTCAAGAGTTTTGTGTTGGGCCGCTAGCTCTGACTCCAAATAGTTAATCCAGATGTTGAACAGAGGACGCCTCAGCATTACGCAAACCTAGAATCCAGACTTCAGCTTCCAGCGGTGCAGACTGGCTATATCTGAACATCCTCAGGACTCACTGcgttgtaaacacacacacatacacacacacacacttaaagaaaagaagaagaagaaaagaaaaaaaaacaccccgaTTCGAGAAGTTTAGGGAAAAAACTTTGTGAAGTGCCCTAAATGGTAAGCAGCTGTTTATCAGGCTGAGTGCGGGCAATCACAGCGGCCAGACAACTTTCTGAGGACGCGCAGCTCTCGTCCAGTGGATTTGGATTTAAAGAGACCGCAGGCCAGGGAGGGAGATgtggatatttaaaaaaagataaaaacccAAAAGACAGGCCGTGACTGTGCCtcagcaacaacagcagaatAAGATATAGCCTATTGTTACACACCaacttttagatttttttttaattatttcacattttaccAGAACAGTCAATCTAGTCCCTTAAACGCAACACAGAAAGAAGGCAGCCACAATCCCAACATGTGATTTTCCCATTATATTATATGCCTCATTAATATTCAATCCCCCTCACAGGTGTGCCTTTCACCACATACACTTCACCAATCACAAGCTGTTGCACATAATCTCTCCTATATTCTGAAGGATTTTGAGGCCCACTGAAAGCAGAGCATGgttcaaacacatacacatgctaGGATGTTTCTATGTATAGCAGTAATACAGGTCATTGGATATCTAGAAGTAAAGACTCGGTGACAAAAGCAGTTGCTTGGCGTCGACAGTTGACCTAATATTCCAGATACATGTCGAATTCCTGTCTGAGTCCACACAGGATATATATTTAAACTGGGATAACCTGGTATTTGGGTCTGGTTATTATAGCACTACTGGTTTTATCTCAATATCTCAATATGTAATATTCTTGCAAATGCCTGTGATGTTACATGATGAAGATATACCCAACATAAAACCAAAGTATTTGTAATAGTGTACAGACTAGTTATATTTGTGCTATATTGGAGGCTGATCTGGCCTGCACCCAGGAAAAGCAGTGTTGTGCACACAGGGTGCTCAGCAGTAATCAAGAGATTTCAGACCGTAGAGTTTCCATCCCACAGAGGCACATAACTCCTTCACTTTCACACCAAAAGGCATTTATTATACAAAACATTTGGTCTCAGGTTTCTAGTTTTATGTTGATCAACCAAGCTATATCGTTAATGTTACATCTGCATCGAACAGagccatttcttttctttttcttctttttaaaaaatgtgcgTGTTGATCTGAGTTTTCTCTTATACGAGCTGTCGAGAATGCATAATGTATTTTAACAATGTTTGATTGGCTCACATGGTACTAATCAAATGGGCTCTTGGCTGTCTGTGAGAGGTCAAATGCCAAACCTCAGACCTTTACAGCCAGCAATCTCTGCCACACTGGAATGCATAGCTAGAAAGACTTCAGctccatatacacacacacgctcacaaaACTCAACCTGCCGCAGTTATACCGCATCGCTTAGCTGACCACAGCCTGAAAATTGACATGTTTCGTAGTTTTACTGATCTGAAGTGTGAAGGAAACCAATGCTTTATCAAAACATTTATTCAATTCTAAAAATATTCATCTAAAAGCTGAACTTTAGGGCATGACATGTAAATGCACACAGAGTCAGATCAGCTTCGACAGGTGGCCATTATTGGTCATCCAGTGTGGAAACACGCCCACGGGAGTGAAAGGGTAAGGGTTGACAGCAGGACTTGTATTTATTTCAGACAGAAGCTCAGATTTGGCTACAGACATGGCATAGCAGGCCGAATCAGAGACTGTGAAGCTGTCTTCTGGCACAGCTGCACTCTGGGAGAGCGTGGTGTTGGCGTTTGTCACAGTAGTAATCGAGGGAGTCGAGTGCTCATTTTCGGCCTCTGTGGCGGCCCGGCAGCTGGGAGAAAGTGGGCTAGAGGTGATCTGCTCTAGCTTACTGTATAATGCGCGCAGGGTCACGGGAACGGACATGCACCtgtgtcaaaaacaaacagtattgGAGGAGAGTCGAATAACTTATTTCTTCTATTAAAGTTTGGTGACGTTGACATTATTGAAGTAAATCCAGCTCATACTCCAGCATATCAAAACAATGATATTCTCCAGGGAGTAAGACAATGATCCCACTAGGAAGGAGGCAGCCTCTTAACATTGTACAACAAGGAGGGGTATATACACAAGTTATGAAACCATACCtcttcaaaacactggagacaTATTCATCCACAGAGGAATCCCCTATTCCTGCTCCAAACAAGCTGCAGTTAATCTGATGAGAATCAGAAATGTTCACCAGTACTGTGGagaaaaatcaaaaacacacaaataagtaATTTAAGATAGACTGATGTCATATTTATCATTGACCTGACCCTAAAGGACCAGGGTGTAGGACTTAGTGGCACCTAGTGGTGAGGTTTTAAATTGCAACCAAACtgaatgacctttgacctaacCCTGATTTCAAGTGTttgagaacctacagtggctgcAATATTCATGTAAGGCCCTCTCTACATCCAGTGTTGAGTTTGTCCTTTcagggctactgtagaaacacagcAGTGCAACATGACTGGCTCTGATGAAGAGGACCTGCCcccatgtagatataaagggtgagaaaaacatttaatcttatttttaggcAGTTATACATCTACTAAGACGTTTATATGACTATTacattccatttctgccaagtccattctgCTAGATGCTACTTAATTATACACACAATGCATCTTTAAATGACTAATTTAGTAAATTGAGGACATTTTCATTGACACAAGTAATATTTTTCAGACGTTGAGGCTCTCAGACAACACCTGAGATTCttaaactttaataaaaatgtgcgGAAAATGCTCACAAACAGCAAGGGAGTCTACGTCAGGTCGGTGAAAGGTCACAGAAAAACTGGTGTCCCACTCTGGAAGGACCTCGAAGTGCAGGTCACAAGCAGAATCTGGTAAAGAACCTGAGAACCATTGATAAAGTATTGCATGATTGTGAAAGACTTTGCAGTAATGATGTCCTTCTCCAGTTCTTCTCCTACCTGGACTGGTGCACATACAGCTTCTCAGGATGGTGTTAGTGGCACATTGATGGcgcagcagctccagcagggGTGGGACATGAGACGGGTGGGTGAAGGGAATACTGTCCATCACAGTTGCTCTCTGGGCCGGCACCTCCCATGCAGCTCCGGGGAAAATATAACTGTGCGTCACATCACCGGGGAGAGGCTGGACAGAAAAGGGTATTAATGAATCTTGAGTCATGATGGATAATCATTAAGCTTACTGTGTTAACTGAGCACAACACACAACAGTGTCAATCACTAAGGCAAAAAGCTTTGAACATACCACAGTATAAATAGTATCCTGCTCATCTAATGTCTCCCTGTGGCTGTTTGCACTTTGTGAACCTCTCAGCAGAAGCTTGGGTAAGGGTGCCCACTGCAGGTCAACATCTGGTATGGTTACATCTAGGACATCACAGAAGGTAGAAAAGCAGAATACAGATAGGACATAAATTTATGTTTAAGGcttaaacagaaaacactaaaatgtaATACTTATATAATGtatgagaagaaataaaaagcatATGTAAATTTCATATAGTAGAAGAATGCATTGTGAAAGGTTTCCAGACCTGTAATTTGGCTGAGTTTCTTAACAAAAGGCAACATCATTGGTATTGGTGGCTGCAGCTTGAGCAGAAAGCAGGCAGGAAATGTCTCATATGGTCCCTCACTCAGTGGCATTAACACTGGAAAACTGCAACAGGACACAATTTTATTACAGAAATACTACGTGATTTggcactgaaatacagattgggatgtaaaatgaaaaagtatTCTGTTGAATGAGAGATTAATCGTCATGTTACCCCTGAAGATCCAGCTGTGAAGGCTGTGGGATCACAGATGCTGTCTGAAGCATATGAGTCGCATTGCTCGGGCCTACAGTCACCTGGGCAGCCTGCAAAACTGGCTCCATacatgaaatgtgttttcagcagtTAATTGTACATATATTAAAAGATTCACAAGATATGTCAGATGTATTAATTAGATTACTGCATTTCTGTCTATTAAGAGCTCACTAGAAATTGAAGTCTTCATCTCTTCAATTGGGATTGTGTAGAACTGGATAGTCAAAGGACAATCTAGGAGAGGAACATTTTATCAattaaaaaagttcaatttcTTTAAGTAGTTTTCTTATCATCATGATGTACCTTCTTTGCCAGCTATTAGACACCCAATCCTTCTATTGttaatcatgtttatttcagGGTCACTGTCCTCTGGTGTCCTGAAAGCAGATAAACAGTGTTGgttcaaacatttcaaaacaagTTTTAAGCATTCTTGTTCAATGTCGCTCACTTTGTCAAATGTGATATTTCCTGCAAGTCTTTTCCGAGGTGTTGTAGAGATGCAAACAGTTTTAATTTGACatcactgaaaagaaaagaaaagaaaaggacagGAAAAGTTAAAATTACTGCAAGAGCGCTCCATATTTTTCAAgctaataaacattttttatggaGTCGTTACTTGTCTCCAGGGATGTTGTACTGGGCGAAGAGGTGTTCCAATTTCACGGAGAAGTCAGCAAAATTTTTTGACCTGTGTGGAGAGCCGTAGAGTCAGCACGAGCATCTAAAGCTGTTTATCTTTAGGTAATCATTTAAGTAGCACTGTCACCTTAATCCCTGTAATGTGGAGGAATAACAGCAGTGCTACTGCAGTGTACTGGCTGTGGACTATGTGTCAAAATTTTCAAAAATTTACTGTCACTCTTCCTCTTACCtcagcagctgaagaagagatTCACTGGACTGAAAGAAAATTAAGTTTTATTAGCACAGTAGAGAGTAAAAAGGGAGTGTTGTGAATGGCTTTCCGCATAGTCCACTTACAACAGGTGATCCTCCATGTGGGGCCACCTTAACCTCCTCCACCCCACCACATGGTAGCAACACCACTTCCAGGTAGAATAAGTCAGCTGTCAAGTAACATGTGGACTCAGTAATGTGAAAGCCCATCCTAGAGCGTGAATGTaaatatggaagaaaaaaaaagaggaaccaCATTATTTAATAAGATGAGATAAAGGAAATGTCATGTTGCTGATCTGAAAACACAATAATAGAGAAGTGAGGGAGATCAGATTTAGAGATATTAAAAATATCACAAGCTTACATTATCACAATTGGAAAAGGTCAGATTCACAATTtatcaagtgtgtcttaaaacaatagtcaggttcCCAAATA contains the following coding sequences:
- the zgc:111976 gene encoding mediator of RNA polymerase II transcription subunit 1 — encoded protein: MKSILSDLRLKYAERTWHETFQLVRRCMDKSRDVSKPCELLGRSLERLQEVFNVSSMNAMRSRLEMIARQQGMGFHITESTCYLTADLFYLEVVLLPCGGVEEVKVAPHGGSPVSSESLLQLLRSKNFADFSVKLEHLFAQYNIPGDNDVKLKLFASLQHLGKDLQEISHLTKTPEDSDPEINMINNRRIGCLIAGKEDCPLTIQFYTIPIEEMKTSISSELLIDRNAPVLQAAQVTVGPSNATHMLQTASVIPQPSQLDLQGFPVLMPLSEGPYETFPACFLLKLQPPIPMMLPFVKKLSQITDVTIPDVDLQWAPLPKLLLRGSQSANSHRETLDEQDTIYTVPLPGDVTHSYIFPGAAWEVPAQRATVMDSIPFTHPSHVPPLLELLRHQCATNTILRSCMCTSPDSACDLHFEVLPEWDTSFSVTFHRPDVDSLAVLLVNISDSHQINCSLFGAGIGDSSVDEYVSSVLKRCMSVPVTLRALYSKLEQITSSPLSPSCRAATEAENEHSTPSITTVTNANTTLSQSAAVPEDSFTVSDSACYAMSVAKSELLSEINTSPAVNPYPFTPVGVFPHWMTNNGHLSKLI